Proteins found in one Brevibacillus brevis genomic segment:
- a CDS encoding amino acid adenylation domain-containing protein, producing the protein MTMKDHVKHWLSELAEEAPLLQLPFDVPRLNNARYAEETQSIDLSKTVGEQARLLCMQEETDMFTLLLAAYYSYLYRYTGQNDIRIGTIAGDSSAFFTSRVIVGGTSNFKQLLNEVKDNVLEEEPASNSETTKLFHTFLRVGKAGDKDNRLFVDSQIANVELRVDVEEAEGMRITFTYNSFLFTQQTIRRMIENFCNWIEQAITDVETPIDLLRLIAKSQERELVDDWCRNDEPTNVPDTIMTAFSFQANRNPDAIALVFKQEKMTYRELDIRSNQLANYLRKIGVTTEGLVGICQERSIEMIVSILGVLKAGGAYVPIDPAYPVQRLHYVMEDAALQVVIVDEASATKVPDGIKGVKLLDYCENLSNESTEPPAIEVTGHNLAYVIYTSGSTGNPKGVMIEHHSVMNFLQTLESRSPLLHTDRLLQKTSVSFDASVWELFWWMLKGASLYILPSSDEKDPALLVKAVETHRITHLEFVPSMLKAVLDYIENQGSSSALSSLKYVTVGGEVLPPHVVAKSIDLLTIPYGTSLYNTYGPTETTVEVASFPCHSDDKHTQIPIGKPNANTQLYVLNDRLQIQPVGVAGELYVGGSGVARGYLNRPELTKERFISNPFCPGSDSRLYRTGDLVRYLADGNLEYIGRNDSQVKVRGYRIELEEIEVTLGNHSTVEQAIIVAKKDAYENNKLIAYVVGSGTITEWRDYLKAQLPEFMVPAYFVKMDVFPLTPSGKIDRKSLPEVGNSRPHVSTEYVKPETEWETKLLDIWKDLFGYDEIGVEDHFFELGGHSLLGTQMIARIRALFKKEIPLSALFAYPTIRSIVPIIANADEVNAVDAFPAIKRVSRDRELPLSYSQERVWFLEQLSSNNLAYIFQATMKVRGRLELPILNKCFTEIVRRHEIFRTVFHEKNGQPYQVIYEPFDVELPVIDVSHLPESDRAAKVQRLIQMEIKKPIDISQLPLARWIVYKISEWESVILFVEHHLIHDGWSFRKFLKELFTLYSAYLENKPSPLAELPIQFADYCVWQNELFKRGKENKQLTYWKNLLEGANGVLELPTDRPRPVNQTFNGNMFTQLIPEELYLQLRDYCMKTNTTLFMVMMAAFQTLLHRYSSQEDIIVGSGIANRRWKDTEELIGMFVNNIVIRQQFTDTMTFRDVLQDVKRSALEAYENQEIPFDQVVDALKLKRDQSRNPLFQVMFSFQDAKVTHLPVSNLNIQLTEGISNGSAKFDINVVVTNHEELSSSLLTKDEYGSISLDWEYNTDLYDESTMRRMFAHYIELLKSVLTHSDRTLHSMPMLTASEQNQILQEWNDTEVAFEDQKTLHQIFEEQAARTPERMAVVFGNEQWTYRQINNRANFLASKLRNLGVKPDTLVGLMSERSPDMMIGILAILKAGGAYMPMDTAAPKERLSYILRDSDTKVVVMQEKFKTAIDFNGPVLLLEENRPDQDVECDNLESVAHSKNLAYVIYTSGSTGAPKGVMIEHCSVVNRMNWMVHRYPMNEHDTILQKTPYCFDVSVTELVLWFFTGSKLCFLAPHTEKDPELIVKTVAQHQVTYIHFVPSMLSIFLDHLENVDCAEEIKTLQRVYTTGEALSTEQVQRFHRLIGQRNHTTLINLYGPTETTIEVTYYDCQADSKVIPIGKPMDNIQAYILNKEGDLQPIGVMGELVIGGIGLARGYIGRPELTVERFVPNPFGNRSERLYKTGDYARWMPDGNIEYIGRMDNQVKIRGYRIELGEIEAVMRKQQGAGEVAIIAHEYEPGDKRLIAYFSGASEIETLKSHLQKQLPPYMIPSYFVRVEEMPLTSSGKLDRKALPLPEVHVVNHHYTAPRNSTEELLALIWSEILKVNPIGVYDSFFELGGHSLLATQVVSRIRAVFGQHLPLRAIFDCPTIEGLAKRLTELRQGEKMVQLPALVQVDRTEPIPLSFAQHRLWFFDQLEPGSNVYNIPYVWRLSGSWDVAGLEKGLNQLIERHEMLRTVFAKQNGVPVQLVKPHQPRALPVVDVSSLSADEREKQVQHYIQRSADRVFALSQGPLIEAELIKQDESEYILLCTVHHIVFDGWSEDILLDEWMAFYEEAISGTPANLPPLSIQYGDFAVWQRQWLSDETMKEQVVYWEKELADELTVLQLPFDRPRPAIQTYAGDMQHIDLAPSLLEKLKAFSKQEGASLFMTLLAAYQGFLSRYTGQTDILVGSPVANRTRKEMEGVIGCFVNTLVYRVNVEDNPSFRQLVAQVKEKTLRGQENQDVPFEKIVEVLQPERNASYSPVFQTIFTMQTHLRSVKQWPNRKIEPVKSTIKVAKFDLSISIEVNSEHSLTISFGYNTDLFHPSSIERMIGHFVNWLEQVMAYPEESIEGLRLISEEEEKQLLEMWSNH; encoded by the coding sequence ATGACCATGAAAGATCATGTGAAGCATTGGCTTTCAGAATTGGCAGAAGAGGCTCCATTGCTACAGCTTCCGTTTGATGTCCCGAGACTGAATAATGCTCGTTATGCGGAAGAGACGCAATCGATTGACTTGTCAAAAACGGTGGGGGAACAAGCAAGATTACTTTGCATGCAAGAAGAGACTGACATGTTTACACTACTCTTAGCTGCATACTATAGCTATCTTTACAGATATACGGGGCAAAACGACATTCGGATTGGTACGATAGCAGGTGATAGCTCTGCCTTTTTTACAAGTCGAGTAATTGTTGGTGGAACGTCGAATTTTAAGCAGCTGTTGAACGAGGTCAAAGATAATGTGTTGGAGGAGGAGCCTGCTAGCAACTCCGAAACTACGAAATTATTTCATACCTTTTTAAGAGTGGGAAAAGCCGGGGATAAGGATAACAGACTTTTTGTCGACTCCCAAATAGCAAATGTAGAGCTGCGTGTTGATGTCGAAGAGGCCGAGGGCATGCGCATAACATTCACATATAATTCCTTCTTGTTTACACAACAAACAATACGACGAATGATCGAGAACTTTTGCAACTGGATTGAACAAGCAATCACTGATGTCGAAACGCCTATCGATTTGTTGAGACTGATAGCCAAATCCCAAGAGAGAGAATTGGTAGACGACTGGTGCAGGAATGACGAACCCACGAATGTTCCTGATACAATCATGACTGCCTTTAGTTTCCAGGCCAATCGCAATCCCGATGCCATCGCGCTCGTTTTTAAGCAAGAGAAGATGACTTATAGGGAATTGGATATCCGCTCAAATCAACTAGCGAATTACCTCCGGAAGATTGGGGTAACGACTGAAGGATTGGTGGGGATATGCCAAGAGCGTTCCATAGAAATGATCGTGAGCATATTAGGTGTGTTGAAAGCAGGAGGCGCTTATGTACCGATCGATCCTGCTTATCCTGTTCAAAGACTCCACTATGTTATGGAAGATGCAGCTTTACAAGTAGTGATTGTGGATGAAGCGTCCGCAACAAAAGTGCCTGACGGAATAAAAGGGGTAAAATTGTTGGATTATTGCGAAAATTTGTCGAATGAAAGCACGGAGCCCCCTGCAATTGAAGTAACCGGCCACAATCTTGCTTATGTCATCTATACCTCCGGTTCGACAGGAAATCCCAAGGGGGTAATGATTGAGCATCATTCCGTTATGAATTTTCTTCAAACGCTGGAGAGTCGCAGTCCTCTTTTACATACGGACAGGCTTTTGCAAAAAACGTCTGTTTCCTTTGATGCTTCTGTTTGGGAACTCTTTTGGTGGATGTTAAAAGGTGCTAGCCTGTACATTCTCCCGAGTAGCGATGAGAAGGACCCCGCCTTGCTTGTGAAAGCAGTCGAGACGCATCGAATTACCCATCTTGAGTTTGTTCCGTCAATGTTGAAAGCCGTATTGGATTATATAGAAAATCAGGGTTCTTCTTCTGCATTATCCTCTTTGAAATACGTCACAGTTGGAGGGGAAGTGCTTCCGCCTCATGTTGTTGCGAAAAGTATCGATCTATTGACGATTCCTTATGGTACAAGCTTATACAACACGTATGGGCCGACTGAGACGACAGTCGAGGTGGCCAGCTTCCCATGCCATTCAGATGATAAGCACACGCAAATACCCATTGGAAAACCGAATGCGAATACACAGTTATACGTGTTGAACGACCGTTTGCAAATTCAACCTGTCGGAGTTGCTGGAGAACTGTATGTCGGCGGATCAGGCGTAGCAAGAGGTTACTTGAACCGCCCTGAATTGACAAAGGAACGCTTCATTTCCAACCCGTTTTGTCCAGGATCAGACTCGCGTTTGTATCGAACGGGAGACTTGGTTCGGTACTTGGCCGACGGAAACTTGGAGTATATCGGGCGAAATGACAGCCAGGTAAAAGTGAGAGGGTACAGAATTGAGCTGGAGGAAATTGAAGTTACGTTAGGCAATCATTCGACTGTGGAACAAGCAATCATTGTGGCGAAAAAAGACGCCTATGAAAATAACAAGCTGATCGCTTATGTGGTCGGGTCTGGAACGATAACAGAATGGCGTGATTATCTGAAAGCTCAGCTTCCAGAGTTCATGGTTCCAGCGTATTTTGTGAAAATGGATGTTTTCCCGCTTACACCCAGCGGAAAAATTGATCGTAAATCACTGCCAGAGGTAGGCAATAGTCGCCCGCATGTTTCGACGGAATATGTAAAACCGGAAACTGAATGGGAAACGAAGCTCTTGGATATTTGGAAGGATTTGTTCGGATACGATGAGATTGGAGTCGAGGATCATTTCTTTGAATTAGGTGGACATTCGTTGTTGGGGACTCAAATGATTGCGAGAATCCGTGCTCTTTTCAAGAAAGAGATTCCGTTGTCTGCTCTGTTTGCCTATCCGACGATTCGGAGCATCGTACCGATCATAGCTAACGCAGATGAGGTAAATGCAGTGGATGCATTCCCTGCCATCAAAAGGGTATCACGAGATCGAGAATTGCCGCTTTCTTATTCGCAAGAAAGAGTGTGGTTTTTAGAGCAGTTAAGTTCCAATAACTTGGCTTATATTTTTCAAGCCACAATGAAAGTGCGTGGGAGGCTGGAGCTCCCTATTCTCAATAAGTGTTTTACGGAGATTGTGCGCAGACATGAAATATTCCGAACCGTTTTTCATGAGAAAAATGGACAACCGTATCAGGTGATCTATGAACCATTCGATGTGGAATTGCCTGTTATCGATGTTTCGCACTTACCTGAGAGTGATCGTGCTGCAAAAGTTCAAAGACTGATTCAAATGGAGATCAAAAAGCCGATTGATATCTCGCAGCTACCATTGGCGCGCTGGATTGTTTACAAGATTTCTGAGTGGGAATCTGTCATTTTGTTTGTGGAGCATCATCTGATTCATGATGGATGGTCATTCCGCAAATTTTTAAAAGAGCTGTTTACGCTGTACAGTGCCTATCTTGAAAATAAACCGTCCCCATTGGCTGAATTGCCGATTCAATTTGCAGACTATTGCGTATGGCAAAATGAGCTGTTTAAGCGCGGCAAGGAAAACAAGCAGCTAACGTACTGGAAGAATCTACTGGAAGGAGCCAATGGGGTTCTGGAACTGCCCACTGATCGGCCACGACCAGTCAATCAAACCTTTAACGGGAATATGTTCACCCAATTAATACCGGAAGAGCTGTATCTTCAACTGCGTGATTACTGCATGAAAACAAACACGACCCTCTTTATGGTCATGATGGCTGCGTTTCAAACCTTGCTCCATCGTTATTCCAGCCAAGAAGACATTATTGTAGGTTCGGGTATCGCGAATCGGCGTTGGAAAGACACGGAAGAATTGATCGGGATGTTTGTTAACAATATTGTGATCCGTCAGCAATTTACCGACACTATGACGTTCCGGGATGTATTGCAAGACGTGAAGAGGTCAGCCTTGGAAGCGTACGAGAATCAAGAGATTCCTTTTGATCAAGTAGTCGATGCGTTGAAACTGAAGCGTGATCAAAGTCGCAACCCTCTATTCCAAGTCATGTTTAGTTTCCAGGATGCAAAAGTCACTCATTTGCCTGTATCCAATCTGAATATTCAACTCACCGAAGGCATTAGCAACGGATCGGCCAAATTCGATATCAACGTCGTGGTGACGAATCACGAGGAGCTCTCTTCTTCCCTTTTAACAAAGGATGAATACGGAAGTATCAGCCTTGACTGGGAATACAATACGGATTTGTATGACGAATCTACCATGCGCCGCATGTTTGCGCATTATATTGAATTGCTGAAAAGCGTTCTTACGCACAGTGACCGGACGCTGCATTCCATGCCTATGCTGACCGCTTCTGAGCAGAATCAAATCCTCCAAGAGTGGAATGATACGGAAGTTGCGTTTGAGGATCAGAAAACGCTCCATCAAATCTTCGAGGAGCAAGCTGCACGGACGCCAGAGAGAATGGCGGTTGTATTCGGCAACGAACAATGGACCTACAGGCAAATAAACAACCGGGCAAACTTCCTGGCAAGCAAATTGCGAAATCTAGGAGTGAAGCCGGATACATTAGTAGGGTTAATGAGTGAGCGTTCTCCCGACATGATGATTGGTATTCTTGCCATTCTAAAAGCGGGTGGAGCGTATATGCCGATGGACACAGCGGCTCCGAAAGAAAGGCTGTCCTACATTCTCCGGGATAGCGATACGAAGGTCGTCGTCATGCAGGAGAAATTCAAGACAGCGATTGATTTCAATGGACCTGTCCTGTTATTGGAAGAGAATAGGCCAGATCAGGATGTAGAATGCGATAATCTTGAGTCGGTTGCCCATTCGAAAAATTTGGCGTACGTCATCTATACCTCAGGTTCGACGGGAGCACCAAAAGGAGTCATGATCGAACATTGCTCGGTTGTCAATCGGATGAACTGGATGGTCCATCGCTACCCTATGAACGAGCATGACACCATCTTGCAAAAAACGCCCTATTGTTTTGATGTTTCCGTAACGGAATTAGTCCTATGGTTTTTCACTGGCAGCAAACTATGTTTCCTCGCTCCCCATACAGAGAAAGATCCGGAGCTTATCGTCAAAACAGTAGCCCAGCACCAAGTAACCTATATTCATTTTGTTCCTTCTATGCTCAGCATCTTTTTAGATCATTTGGAAAACGTTGATTGCGCAGAGGAAATCAAAACTTTACAGCGAGTTTATACAACCGGGGAAGCTCTGAGTACGGAACAGGTTCAACGCTTTCATCGATTAATCGGGCAACGGAACCATACGACGCTTATTAATCTGTATGGTCCTACGGAAACGACAATTGAAGTGACCTACTATGATTGCCAGGCCGATAGCAAGGTAATCCCCATCGGTAAGCCTATGGATAATATTCAAGCGTATATCCTCAATAAGGAAGGCGACCTGCAACCAATAGGCGTGATGGGCGAATTGGTTATTGGGGGCATTGGACTTGCAAGAGGGTATATCGGAAGGCCCGAGTTAACAGTTGAACGTTTTGTCCCGAATCCTTTTGGTAATCGATCTGAAAGGCTATACAAGACAGGTGACTACGCGCGGTGGATGCCAGACGGCAATATTGAGTACATCGGGCGTATGGATAATCAAGTGAAAATTCGCGGTTATCGGATTGAATTAGGTGAAATCGAAGCGGTTATGAGGAAGCAGCAGGGGGCAGGAGAAGTTGCCATCATTGCCCATGAATATGAGCCGGGGGATAAACGATTAATCGCTTATTTCAGTGGGGCATCAGAGATCGAGACATTAAAAAGCCATTTACAAAAACAATTACCGCCTTATATGATTCCTTCTTATTTTGTACGGGTGGAGGAAATGCCGCTTACATCGAGTGGCAAATTGGATCGTAAAGCATTGCCACTGCCTGAGGTCCATGTTGTAAACCATCACTACACTGCGCCGCGAAACTCAACGGAAGAATTGCTCGCACTCATCTGGAGTGAAATTTTAAAAGTAAACCCAATTGGGGTATATGATTCGTTCTTTGAATTGGGCGGGCATTCCCTGTTGGCAACACAGGTTGTATCGCGAATACGAGCGGTGTTTGGTCAACATTTACCCCTCCGAGCGATCTTTGATTGCCCGACCATTGAGGGCTTGGCGAAGCGGCTAACCGAATTGCGTCAAGGCGAGAAAATGGTTCAATTGCCTGCTCTCGTGCAAGTGGATAGAACGGAACCGATCCCGTTATCTTTTGCGCAGCACCGGTTGTGGTTTTTTGACCAACTGGAGCCCGGAAGCAACGTCTATAACATTCCCTATGTATGGCGCTTAAGCGGTTCATGGGATGTTGCCGGCTTAGAAAAAGGATTGAACCAATTGATTGAACGTCATGAAATGCTTCGTACCGTATTCGCAAAACAAAATGGCGTCCCTGTACAGCTCGTTAAGCCGCATCAACCAAGAGCACTGCCTGTCGTGGATGTAAGCAGTCTATCTGCGGATGAAAGAGAGAAGCAGGTCCAGCATTATATTCAACGGAGTGCTGATCGCGTATTTGCCTTGAGTCAAGGGCCGTTGATTGAAGCCGAGCTGATTAAGCAGGATGAATCGGAGTATATACTGCTTTGTACGGTCCACCATATTGTGTTCGATGGCTGGTCAGAGGATATCTTGCTGGACGAGTGGATGGCGTTTTATGAAGAAGCAATCAGCGGAACACCTGCCAATCTGCCACCGCTATCCATTCAATACGGAGACTTTGCAGTATGGCAAAGACAATGGTTATCGGATGAGACGATGAAAGAGCAAGTGGTGTATTGGGAAAAGGAACTTGCAGATGAGCTTACGGTGCTTCAGTTGCCATTCGATCGTCCACGACCAGCCATTCAAACATATGCAGGGGACATGCAGCATATCGATTTGGCCCCTTCATTACTAGAAAAACTAAAAGCTTTCAGCAAACAAGAGGGTGCTTCTCTGTTCATGACATTGCTGGCTGCCTATCAGGGCTTTCTCTCTCGCTATACCGGACAAACAGACATTTTGGTAGGAAGCCCGGTCGCGAATCGCACTCGAAAAGAAATGGAAGGGGTAATCGGGTGCTTTGTAAACACGCTGGTTTACAGAGTGAACGTTGAAGACAATCCAAGCTTCAGGCAATTGGTGGCCCAAGTCAAAGAAAAAACGTTGCGCGGGCAAGAAAATCAGGATGTGCCCTTTGAAAAAATAGTAGAGGTCCTTCAGCCGGAGCGAAATGCAAGTTACTCTCCTGTCTTTCAAACGATTTTTACAATGCAGACCCACCTGAGGAGCGTAAAGCAATGGCCAAACCGAAAAATTGAACCAGTGAAAAGCACCATCAAGGTTGCCAAATTTGATTTGTCCATTTCCATAGAAGTGAATTCAGAGCACTCGTTGACGATTTCATTTGGCTACAATACGGACTTATTTCATCCGTCCAGCATAGAACGAATGATCGGACATTTTGTGAATTGGCTCGAACAAGTGATGGCATATCCTGAGGAGTCTATAGAAGGCTTGCGACTGATTTCAGAAGAGGAAGAAAAGCAACTGCTGGAAATGTGGAGTAATCATTAG